From Mya arenaria isolate MELC-2E11 chromosome 12, ASM2691426v1, the proteins below share one genomic window:
- the LOC128212426 gene encoding probable JmjC domain-containing histone demethylation protein 2C isoform X1: MHFIKKKQLAGASLTETPQNSGISTQNLDLNQSVTDQLARAEKLTSLNGDDKLSSTSSSLLSPVSNSSEPELVAGSRDFKSNTTSGVSSHSTNSSSVYSQEERSQSRSSDSRCSSGLSGDEARRPGSRVDDLKSVKSSPASSPLIVDKSEPLQIYRDPELMSKNPVRSNVPSMHNSHKSSYPALHQPVPTQASRPSSVGMTSTPLSSGLERQSRTPVIPSVAYPMSALGASLPPGASLSSLMPPGLHQLDPATLALHQQFVQQQHLAAALSQQYNSALSMSYPPRGTGSLTKAQLEHLWQQKYPSLPVPPPWLLAKQHDELVGSMRLLHEQEQLERERMERERSMHEREQRERKERERRDRERMEKERMDRERREREKIEAERAAERERAERDKQEKERLERERLERERSRILKESAVDPQSAVDQHFDKSLRQASQRNWKSLSNQGPQSGMQDGYQYTSNTNYRPKYTAAQTGMWPQPSITLGTGKPKTEHPSPHHPAHPSPQHLATIQGDIQPEQKIKQEQQLETDGKIAEMMRRQEEMVHRKHKELMYQQEEFIKQQQQRYHRRGDEKPDIKHDVKPSVYPGHIQPKVEPGNVAGIKQEVGTASFSLYGYQPEKFSYISADQLQSYEHSKLGRSQSPKKGLSVPPPLIKDTKPHSSVIVENKRETVKSSSPHGGHYPPSHMSPHPQPKPAHTPERSMDRPRSSNSSPGSHGMSPALAHQHNLIRGDPSRQPTSRSQSPLRIASPQQLSAAVMQPMDYRCSPNVNKNRGSPGSNTSPHHSSSNSAAFSPAIAQPPVSLPHSVSYTYGLITQGLVPNPIYSTNSKNPAESQRTVSVTGTAQVPRAAQSPSFSPQGQTGGTKRKGQKEGATRKRQKGGDNQSQSSNNPLNLTVPNTTPQIVSNPSPYTTSSGNTPSSAMHVSQANPGTATTVTQVVNHRLGGLTGFMDSFKSFVENTVQNAFMSDPDLAKKDGQMKKPTPEQLKELEQQFVAQKGQPYKPKSSLERSSTPVTAQQANTSQEGAANLPHNASSSNLFLADTRPANGQVDTDSDTLSAPSPPPHLKQDGNNTTQNKPAAKHPNLKKAWLQRHSEDDKNVTKPGNPLLATPNSNPVMSDGSSGSPTGEDKDNVKTCYVNCSYISPSKDGGSKSPISSLQGAVPNGPTEGKETPPALPPAPTNDGESTTSASEAETTQNPDGGPNGRKRVKNKKEKAVNPKKAKLDQPTEEVSVNSTAIGKKKTNRRSKDAAKNKVTNDNMSEEQIKKIVEHCKETVKEKESKPTEEAYDKKYDFESGSEQKSDNPVDMETSPAEEPQENESTKKNEKKERKKNKEKKEKKTKKDKQLKEKKGEKVVDKMEEDIVETIENVYQPPPSILKETEMKAQQATFSKPLVKLSDADLRKTCEPFLQDGSCSEVTPKLMKCRECRMTPTQRGKTVPNIFCRFYAFRRLKYSQRGFVTIDGFSELSDAEQDDIDPWIPKSPIIEPKIDVDMARFIINRIGDNFCELVQQERDAQICAGDNAKIAWKRAVTGVREMCDVCDTTLFNMHWVCRKCGFVVCLDCYKVKSQSGEESDSDSDSDVGSHGSGGGEEEKRKWLTCSANRQPHNVDKLMLTQIIPSDALWEVGRLVHEVRDKWGMAKTCPCSPKVNAKKNGIKNEISEAIKHLSPKKKLVNGVNNEEEKGKTKNGNIKNSVYNPDNTSPLSLLADVASMDSEKTRDRSESPLLNKKGDGKNGKSYNPITEPVSPGSSEKKLPSSCSTLRELLTKTAGGKVKNNSETNKKKSKNVNSSLNDIIKNVVEKKTPKDYEKAGEILAGTECEKPMKLLHYTPKVSSHMLVRETPIIVHNLTETSVIYADVPHSWLCDGRLLRLHDSRHRGNQKIFMEQWRRGQPVLVSGVDKYINHDLWKPAFYTKHFGEVENDLINCRTSCLVVGHPMKHFWDGFGCVEERLVDENGTPMLLKLKDWPPGDDFSDVLPQQFADLMQALPLPEYTRRDGKLNLVARLPDFLVKPDLGPKMYIAYGSAQHPQEGTTNLHLDVSDATNVMVHVGYLDEEERGFVEKDAETIKAMEMAQCDPITKRRIREVRETPGALWHIFDAVDADKIRDFLNKVAKERGEEIEQHHDPIHDQSWYLDEELRERLACEYGVLGYTILQCLGDAIFIPAGAPHQVRNLNNCIKVAEDFVSPENIHHCFQLTQEFRDLSSGHSNHEDKLQIKNIVYHAVKDSSAVLMEAEPEDYED, from the exons ATGcactttataaaaaagaaacaattagcAGGGGCATCTTTAACAGAGACACCTCAAAATAGTGGTATTTCCACCCAAAATTTAGATTTAAACCAATCTGTGACTGATCAACTTGCTCGTGCAGAGAAATTAACCTCTCTAAATGGTGACGATAAATTATCTTCCACATCAAGTTCATTGTTATCACCTGTGTCTAATTCATCTGAACCAGAATTAGTGGCAGGTAGTCGAGACTTCAAAAGTAACACAACCTCAGGCGTAAGTTCACATAGTACAAACTCTTCAAGCGTGTATTCTCAGGAAGAACGTTCACAGTCACGAAGCAGTGACAGCAGGTGTAGTTCAGGACTCAGTGGGGATGAAGCCCGTCGACCTGGTTCCAGGGTCGATGATTTGAAAAGTGTGAAAAGTAGTCCAGCTTCAAGCCCATTGATAGTTGACAAAAGTGAACCATTGCAAATATACCGTGATCCAGAGTTAATGAGCAAGAATCCGGTGAGAAGTAATGTACCCAGTATGCATAATTCTCACAAGTCTTCATATCCTGCATTACATCAGCCAGTTCCAACTCAAGCTTCTCGACCATCAAGTGTAGGCATGACTTCCACGCCACTTTCCAGTGGTCTGGAGCGCCAGTCACGGACTCCTGTGATTCCATCAGTAGCGTACCCAATGTCAGCCCTTGGAGCGAGCCTACCCCCGGGGGCTTCACTATCAAGTCTGATGCCTCCAGGGCTTCACCAGCTGGACCCTGCAACCCTGGCCCTCCACCAGCAGTTTGTACAACAGCAGCACCTGGCTGCCGCCCTAAGCCAGCAGTACAATAGTGCCCTTTCCATGTCCTACCCTCCTCGGGGTACGGGCTCGCTCACCAAGGCCCAGCTGGAGCACCTCTGGCAGCAGAAGTACCCGTCTCTGCCCGTACCCCCACCCTGGCTCCTTGCCAAGCAGCATGATGAGCTCGTGGGCAGTATGAGGCTACTTCATGAACAGGAACAGCTGGAGAGGGAACGCATGGAACGGGAAAGAAGTATGCATGAACGGGAACAGAGGGAGCGGAAGGAACGCGAGCGGAGGGATCGGGAACGCATGGAGAAAGAGAGAATGGACAG AGAGCGCAGAGAACGGGAAAAAATTGAGGCAGAACGTGCAGCGGAACGGGAAAGAGCTGAACGGGataaacaagaaaaagaaaGGCTGGAAAGGGAGCGCTTGGAGCGGGAACGGAGTCGTATCTTAAAGGAAAGTGCCGTAGACCCGCAGTCTGCTGTTGACCAGCACTTTGACAAGTCCCTTCGCCAGGCTAGCCAGCGG AACTGGAAGTCGCTATCTAACCAAGGACCCCAGTCCGGAATGCAGGACGGATACCAGTATACATCTAATACTAACTACCGCCCTAAATACACG GCTGCTCAGACGGGTATGTGGCCCCAGCCGTCCATCACCCTGGGTACGGGGAAGCCCAAGACAGAGCACCCAAGCCCCCACCACCCCGCCCATCCCTCGCCCCAGCACCTTGCCACCATACAGGGCGATATACAGCCAGAGCAGAAAATTAAACAG GAGCAGCAGCTGGAGACTGACGGGAAGATAGCGGAGATGATGCGTCGACAAGAGGAGATGGTCCACCGCAAACACAAGGAACTCATGTACCAACAGGAAGAGTTCATCAAGCAACAGCAGCAGCGTTACCACCGCCGTGGGGATGAGAAACCAGACATAAAACATGACGTGAAGCCCTCCGTGTACCCAGGACACATTCAACCCAAGGTGGAGCCCGGCAATGTGGCAGGCATTAAGCAGGAAGTGGGTACGGCAAGCTTCAGCTTGTATGGCTACCAGCCGGAGAAGTTTTCATACATCTCGGCGGATCAGTTGCAATCTTATGAACATTCAAAACTGGGGAGGTCACAGTCACCAAAGAAAGGGTTATCAGTGCCACCTCCCTTGATAAAAGACACAAAACCCCACAGTTCTGTGATAGTAGAAAACAAGCGTGAGACTGTAAAGTCATCCAGTCCTCATGGCGGCCACTATCCGCCCTCCCACATGTCTCCTCACCCCCAGCCAAAGCCGGCCCATACCCCTGAAAGAAGCATGGACAGGCCTCGCTCCAGCAATTCCAGCCCTGGGTCCCATGGCATGAGCCCAGCCCTGGCCCACCAGCATAATCTCATAAGGGGTGACCCTTCCCGGCAACCCACTTCAAGATCTCAAAGCCCGCTACGGATTGCGAGCCCCCAGCAGCTCTCTGCTGCAGTCATGCAGCCTATGGACTATCGCTGTAGCCCAAATGTGAATAAAAACCGAGGCAGCCCAGGCTCCAACACGAGCCCACACCATTCTAGTTCAAATTCCGCAGCATTCTCCCCAGCAATAGCCCAACCCCCAGTGTCATTACCTCACTCAGTTAGTTACACATATGGACTAATCACACAAGGACTTGTTCCTAATCCCATCTATTCCACTAATTCCAAGAACCCGGCAGAGTCTCAGAGAACAGTTTCTGTGACGGGCACTGCCCAGGTACCTAGAGCTGCCCAGTCGCCCAGCTTCAGCCCCCAGGGTCAAACAGGGGGCACAAAGAGAAAAGGGCAGAAAGAGGGGGCGACTAGGAAGAGACAGAAGGGTGGGGATAATCAGTCACAGTCAAGCAACAACCCTCTCAACTTGACTGTCCCAAATACCACACCACAGATAGTCTCTAATCCCTCGCCCTACACCACAAGTAGTGGAAACACTCCATCATCAGCAATGCATGTGTCACAAGCTAACCCTGGCACAGCCACAACTGTGACACAAGTGGTCAACCATAGACTTGGTGGTCTTACAGGGTTCATGGatagttttaaatcatttgttgaGAACACTGTTCAGAATGCTTTCATGTCTGACCCTGACCTGGCAAAGAAAGACGGGCAGATGAAAAAGCCGACTCCAGAGCAATTAAAAGAACTGGAACAGCAGTTTGTTGCTCAGAAAGGCCAGCCATACAAACCCAAGTCAAGTCTGGAACGGTCGAGTACTCCTGTCACAGCACAGCAAGCCAACACCAGTCAGGAGGGGGCTGCAAATCTTCCACATAACGCCAGTAGTTCCAACCTTTTCTTGGCCGATACTCGACCGGCAAATGGACAAGTGGATACAGATAGTGACACTCTCAGTGCTCCCAGCCCTCCCCCTCACTTAAAACAAGACGGTAATaacacaacacaaaacaaacccGCTGCCAAACACCCTAATCTGAAGAAAGCCTGGTTACAAAGGCATTCAGAGGATGACAAAAATGTGACCAAACCAGGAAACCCACTCCTGGCCACCCCAAATTCCAACCCAGTAATGTCGGACGGATCTAGTGGTAGTCCGACTGGGGAGGATAAAGACAATGTGAAAACTTGCTATGTGAACTGTTCCTACATATCACCAAGTAAGGACGGGGGCTCTAAATCGCCCATCAGTTCACTCCAAGGGGCCGTCCCTAACGGTCCAACAGAAGGCAAGGAGACCCCACCAGCTCTACCCCCAGCTCCAACAAATGATGGCGAGTCAACGACATCCGCATCAGAAGCAGAGACAACACAG aaCCCTGACGGTGGACCAAATGGTCGTAAGCGAGTAAAAAACAAGAAGGAGAAAGCTGTGAACCCAAAGAAAGCTAAGCTGGACCAACCCACAGAGGAAGTCAGCGTCAACAGCACGGCCATCGGGAAGAAAAAGACAAACCGAAGGAGCAAGGATGCTGCAAAAAATAAG GTTACCAATGACAACATGTCAGAAGAACAGATCAAGAAGATTGTTGAACACTGCAAGGAAACTGTGAAAGAGAAAGAATCCAAGCCAACAGAAGAGGCGtatgacaaaaaatatgacTTTGAGTCTGGTTCTGAGCAGAAGTCTGACAATCCTGTAGATATGGAAACCAGTCCAGCAGAGGAACCCCAAGAAAATGAATCTACCAAAAAGAATGAGAAAAAAGAACGCAAGAAAAATAAGGAGAAGAAAGAAAAGAAGACAAAGAAGGATAAACAGCTGAAAGAAAAGAAAGGGGAGAAAGTTGTGGATAAGATGGAAGAGGATATTGTAGAAACCATTGAAAATGTTTACCAGCCTCCGCCTTCTATACTGAAGGAAACAGAGATGAAAG CCCAGCAAGCAACATTTTCCAAACCATTGGTGAAGCTGTCAGATGCCGACTTGCGGAAGACATGTGAACCGTTTCTTCAAGATGGTTCATGCAGTGAGGTCACGCCCAAACTGATGAAGTGTCGCGAGTGCCGCATGACCCCAACACAGCGAGGGAAAACTGTACCCAACATCTTCTGCAGATTCTATGCATTTAGAAG GTTGAAATACAGTCAACGTGGCTTTGTGACCATCGATGGTTTTTCTGAGCTCAGCGATGCAGAGCAGGACGATATTGACCCTTGGATACCCAAGTCCCCGATAATCGAACCAAAAATTGACGTGGACATGGCTCGGTTTATAATCAATCGAATTGGTGACAATTTCTGCGAGCTTGTACAACAGGAGAGAGACGCCCAGATCTGCGCAGGAGATAATG CTAAGATTGCGTGGAAGCGAGCGGTCACAGGGGTGCGGGAGATGTGTGATGTTTGTGACACGACACTCTTCAACATGCACTGGGTGTGTCGCAAGTGTGGGTTCGTTGTCTGCCTCGATTGCTACAAG GTGAAGTCCCAGTCTGGTGAAGAGTCTGACTCCGACTCGGACTCGGATGTAGGGAGCCATGGTTCGGGTGGGGGTGAGGAAGAGAAACGCAAGTGGCTCACGTGCAGTGCCAACCGTCAGCCTCACAACGTAGACAAACTCATGCTCACACAGATTATACCCTCGGATG CTTTATGGGAAGTTGGCCGACTGGTGCACGAAGTTAGAGACAAGTGGGGTATGGCAAAAACCTGCCCATGCAGTCCAAAGGTGAATGCCAAGAAAAACGGCATTAAAAACGAGATCTCGGAAGCCATCAAACATTTATCTCCCAAGAAGAAGCTTGTGAATGGTGTCAATAACGAGGAAGAGAAGGGTAAAACAAAGAACGGCAATATTAAAAACTCTGTGTACAATCCAGACAATACATCTCCACTTAGTCTACTGGCCGATGTGGCCTCGATGGATTCGGAGAAAACTAGGGACCGAAGTGAATCCCCTCTCTTGAATAAAAAGGGGGATGGAAAGAATGGGAAGTCGTATAATCCTATCACTGAACCTGTGTCACCAGGCAGTAGTGAGAAAAAGTTACCATCCAGTTGTTCAACTCTTAGAGAACTCTTAACGAAGACAGCAGGGGGCAAAGTGAAAAATAATTCTGAAACCAATAAGAAAAAGTCCAAAAATGTGAATTCTTCATTAAATGACATTATCAAAAATGTAGTGGAGAAAAAGACACCAAAAGACTATGAGAAGGCCGGAGAAATTCTGGCTGGAACTGAATGTGAAAAACCAATGAAATTGCTTCATTACACCCCAAAGGTGAGCAGTCACATGTTAGTTAGAGAAACACCAATAATTGTTCACAACCTCACGGAAACCAGTGTGATCTATGCGGATGTGCCCCATTCCTGGTTGTGTGATGGCCGTCTATTGCGTCTTCATGACTCCCGTCACCGTGGTAACCAGAAGATCTTCATGGAACAGTGGCGCCGAGGTCAGCCTGTGCTCGTATCTGGAGTGGACAAATAcatcaaccatgacctctggAAGCCAGCATTCTACACCAAACACTTTGGGGAGGTAGAAAATGACCTTATCAACTGCAGAACAAGCTGCCTGGTGGTTGGACATCCCATGAAGCACTTCTGGGATGGCTTTGGTTGTGTGGAAG AGCGTCTTGTAGACGAGAATGGTACGCCAATGTTGTTGAAGCTGAAGGACTGGCCGCCAGGAGACGACTTTAGTGATGTGTTGCCCCAACAGTTTGCTGACCTCATGCAGGCCCTCCCGCTCCCTGAGTATACGCGTAGGGATGGCAAACTCAACCTGGTTGCCCGCCTTCCAGACTTCCTCGTAAAGCCCGACCTTGGGCCCAAGATGTACATTGCTTATG GTTCCGCCCAGCACCCCCAGGAGGGCACCACAAACCTCCATCTTGACGTGTCAGATGCCACCAATGTCATGGTGCATGTCGGCTACCTGGACGAGGAGGAGCGTGGCTTTGTAGAGAAGGATGCAGAGACCATCAAGGCCATGGAGATGGCCCAGTGTGATCCCATCACCAAACGTCGCATCCGTGAGGTCCGTGAAACGCCGGGCGCTCTCTGGCACATATTTGACGCAGTTGATGCTGACAAAATTAGGGATTTTCTGAATAAG GTGGCTAAGGAGCGAGGAGAGGAAATCGAACAGCACCATGACCCGATACACGACCAATCCTGGTACCTAGATGAGGAACTGAGGGAACGTCTAGCCTGCGAGTACGGTGTCCTCGGTTACACCATCCTCCAGTGCCTAGGGGACGCCATCTTCATCCCTGCGGGTGCCCCGCATCAGGTTCGCAACCTCAACAACTGCATCAAGGTCGCAGAGGACTTTGTCTCCCCTGAAAACATTCACCACTGTTTTCAGCTGACTCAAGAATTCCGAGATCTCTCCTCGGGTCACTCAAATCATGAGGATAAGCTACAGATTAAGAATATAGTTTACCATGCTGTGAAAGACTCCTCCGCTGTGCTAATGGAGGCCGAACCAGAGGATTATGAGGACTGA